One Edaphobacter flagellatus genomic region harbors:
- a CDS encoding carboxypeptidase regulatory-like domain-containing protein → MTITRSIAFATLLFVVLETGCSRKLAPAPANDASKPQVTYFKVDPATAAEITGKVRYLGKAPKPKTIDMSEDPACVSAHHGKAVDQSLVTGPDHALANAFIYIKSGLEGKTFEVPSEPVVIDQNGCWFHPRILGVQVNQIVKIVNSDPVTHNIHPVAEINREWNHSQGPGDPALSRKFLQAEVMIPVKCNIHSWMRAYIGVLDHPYFSISKEDGTFRIANLPPGTYTVAIWQEKLGTQEQQIKVEPNAHAVVDFTFKDK, encoded by the coding sequence ATGACTATCACTCGGTCCATCGCATTTGCCACTCTACTCTTCGTCGTCCTTGAAACCGGCTGCTCGCGCAAGCTTGCACCAGCTCCGGCAAACGATGCCTCAAAGCCTCAGGTCACCTATTTCAAGGTCGACCCCGCCACCGCAGCGGAGATCACAGGAAAAGTCCGCTACCTCGGCAAAGCGCCGAAGCCAAAGACAATCGACATGAGCGAAGATCCCGCATGTGTCAGCGCGCACCACGGCAAAGCCGTCGATCAGTCGCTCGTCACCGGCCCCGATCACGCTCTCGCCAACGCCTTCATCTACATCAAGTCCGGCCTCGAAGGAAAGACCTTCGAAGTCCCCTCCGAGCCTGTCGTCATCGATCAAAACGGATGCTGGTTCCATCCCCGCATCCTCGGCGTCCAGGTTAACCAGATCGTCAAAATCGTCAACTCCGATCCCGTCACGCACAACATCCACCCTGTAGCCGAGATCAATCGCGAGTGGAACCACAGCCAGGGGCCAGGGGATCCCGCACTCTCACGCAAGTTCCTCCAGGCTGAGGTCATGATCCCCGTCAAATGCAATATCCATAGCTGGATGCGCGCCTACATCGGCGTTCTCGATCATCCCTACTTCTCAATCTCCAAAGAAGATGGCACCTTCCGCATCGCCAATCTCCCGCCAGGGACCTACACCGTGGCAATATGGCAGGAGAAGCTCGGAACGCAGGAGCAACAGATCAAAGTAGAGCCCAACGCGCACGCCGTAGTCGACTTCACATTCAAGGACAAGTAG
- a CDS encoding cytochrome-c peroxidase translates to MRNVLLTRHAAALLSTICLFFILGCRSTVSDKPIDAATTIQPPLGLPPVPFPLDNPPTAATINLGRHLFYEKRLSKDNSVSCATCHDPALDFTDGRSIAQGVDAALGTRNTPTALNSVYQPFQFWDGRVASLEAQSSIPMTNPAEMDQSHKVTVSKLSKNTAYQRMFAEAYGSSDITIARIQKALASFERTLLSGDSAFDHYQYQGDTHALTPSQMRGLSLFIDPNKGNCAACHTIGPQSSLFTDGKFHNIGVGVEDDGNLKDLGRYLQTKIDSDRGAFKTPTLRNVANTAPYMHDGSLQTLQQVVDFYAGGGNSNPYLDKEIKVIKLSGQERADLVEFLKSLTGRPPVHVGPPENQ, encoded by the coding sequence ATGCGGAATGTTCTCCTGACACGCCATGCCGCCGCACTTCTCAGCACAATATGCCTCTTCTTCATTCTTGGCTGCCGTTCCACTGTATCCGATAAACCCATCGACGCCGCGACCACAATTCAGCCTCCGCTCGGCCTCCCTCCAGTTCCCTTCCCACTCGACAACCCTCCAACGGCAGCAACCATCAATCTGGGACGCCATCTCTTCTACGAAAAGCGTCTGTCGAAGGACAACTCCGTCTCCTGCGCCACCTGCCACGACCCTGCGCTCGACTTCACCGACGGCCGTAGCATCGCGCAGGGAGTCGACGCAGCGCTCGGCACGCGCAACACACCAACCGCTCTCAACTCTGTTTATCAGCCGTTTCAATTCTGGGATGGACGCGTAGCCAGCCTCGAGGCCCAATCCTCCATCCCCATGACTAACCCCGCCGAGATGGACCAGTCTCATAAAGTCACCGTATCCAAGCTCTCCAAAAACACTGCCTATCAGCGCATGTTTGCCGAAGCCTACGGCTCCAGCGACATCACCATCGCAAGAATTCAGAAAGCCCTTGCGAGTTTCGAACGCACTCTCCTCAGCGGCGACTCCGCCTTCGATCACTACCAATACCAGGGCGACACACACGCACTCACTCCATCACAGATGCGCGGCCTCTCCCTCTTCATCGATCCCAACAAAGGCAACTGCGCCGCGTGCCATACCATTGGACCGCAATCCTCGCTCTTTACCGACGGTAAGTTTCACAACATCGGCGTCGGTGTTGAAGACGATGGCAACCTGAAAGATCTTGGCCGCTATCTCCAGACCAAAATCGACTCCGACCGCGGAGCCTTCAAAACACCCACACTGCGTAATGTCGCCAACACCGCGCCCTACATGCATGATGGCAGCCTGCAGACCCTGCAGCAGGTCGTCGACTTCTACGCCGGAGGCGGCAACTCAAACCCATACCTCGACAAAGAGATCAAAGTTATCAAACTCTCCGGCCAGGAACGCGCCGACCTCGTCGAATTTCTGAAATCTCTGACGGGTAGGCCTCCTGTCCATGTCGGTCCGCCAGAGAATCAGTAA
- a CDS encoding PQQ-binding-like beta-propeller repeat protein, which yields MARDWSLRPLRRPGMVLLVGLGLTALGHGRIALGQAAEWTTSSYNPQRDAWQRNETKLNRNNAGKIQLLWKLKTDNKTMGMQSFREPLIVSGIHTPGGVKTVAILAGSSNDVFVMDADTGALVWEKKLKWASSQPQEAGEGRGFICTNALSATPVITPAGEKERVLYVLTTDGYLHMLAPETGDEKEAPVQMLGGIYGKPYGLNLVNGVVYTITGQGCGGVANALYAYNTATKKVTVSSPPQGGLWGTAGPAIGTDGTIYFASGDHPYDAKTGQLSTSFQAYTFSNDTLTLKDYYTPSNYKWLTIRDLDINASQVVFPYKGRDLVVGGGKEGRFFLLDSKSIGGADHQTPLFRSELIANANVNFQTEGTWGSFAAWKDRSGTQWVLAPNGGPTTFKFPVNYGPTPNGGILAFKVVDKAGKIVMTPVWQSRDMMTAEAPVVANGLVFALAGGEFTGQANEVEGGLYSAEQRIERSIPAKLYVLDAQTGKELYSSGDQVKSFLHQAGLSVAGGRVIFGTFDGTIYCFGIR from the coding sequence ATGGCACGTGATTGGTCACTCCGGCCGCTGCGACGACCGGGCATGGTTCTGCTGGTGGGATTGGGGCTTACGGCGTTGGGACACGGCCGTATCGCGCTCGGTCAGGCGGCTGAGTGGACGACGAGCAGCTATAACCCGCAGCGCGATGCCTGGCAGCGGAACGAAACGAAGCTCAATCGCAACAATGCGGGTAAGATTCAGCTGCTGTGGAAGTTAAAGACGGACAACAAGACGATGGGCATGCAGTCGTTCCGCGAGCCGCTGATCGTTTCGGGGATTCATACGCCGGGTGGTGTGAAGACCGTAGCCATTTTGGCGGGCAGCTCGAACGATGTTTTCGTAATGGATGCGGATACGGGCGCATTGGTGTGGGAGAAGAAGTTGAAATGGGCGTCTTCGCAGCCGCAGGAGGCAGGCGAGGGGCGGGGCTTTATCTGCACGAATGCATTGAGTGCGACTCCGGTGATTACGCCTGCTGGAGAGAAGGAACGAGTGCTGTATGTGCTGACGACAGACGGATACCTGCACATGCTGGCGCCAGAGACGGGAGATGAAAAAGAAGCTCCTGTCCAGATGCTCGGTGGTATCTATGGTAAGCCGTATGGCCTGAACCTCGTAAATGGCGTCGTCTATACGATTACGGGGCAAGGATGCGGGGGCGTTGCGAATGCGTTGTATGCGTACAATACGGCAACAAAGAAGGTAACGGTTTCTTCTCCGCCTCAGGGGGGATTGTGGGGAACTGCTGGGCCAGCGATCGGGACGGACGGTACGATCTACTTCGCGTCCGGAGACCATCCCTACGACGCAAAAACCGGCCAGCTTTCGACGAGCTTTCAGGCATATACCTTCTCGAACGATACGTTGACGTTGAAGGATTACTACACGCCTTCAAACTACAAGTGGCTGACAATTCGCGACCTCGATATCAACGCATCGCAAGTGGTTTTTCCATACAAAGGACGTGATCTGGTTGTGGGTGGCGGTAAGGAAGGTCGGTTCTTTCTTCTGGATAGCAAGTCGATAGGGGGAGCCGACCACCAGACACCCTTATTCCGCTCGGAGTTGATCGCGAATGCGAATGTCAACTTCCAAACGGAAGGGACATGGGGCAGTTTCGCTGCATGGAAGGACAGGAGTGGGACACAGTGGGTTCTGGCTCCGAATGGAGGGCCGACGACGTTCAAGTTTCCTGTGAATTATGGCCCTACACCGAACGGAGGGATTCTGGCCTTCAAAGTGGTGGATAAAGCGGGGAAGATAGTCATGACACCGGTGTGGCAGTCACGGGACATGATGACAGCGGAGGCTCCGGTGGTGGCTAATGGCTTGGTGTTCGCTCTGGCTGGCGGCGAGTTTACGGGGCAGGCAAACGAGGTAGAGGGTGGACTTTACAGCGCAGAGCAGAGAATCGAGCGATCAATTCCTGCGAAGTTGTATGTGCTGGATGCGCAGACGGGTAAGGAACTGTATTCAAGCGGGGATCAGGTGAAGTCGTTCCTGCATCAGGCTGGGCTTTCAGTGGCTGGTGGACGCGTGATCTTCGGAACGTTCGATGGAACGATTTATTGCTTCGGCATTAGGTAG
- a CDS encoding cupin domain-containing protein, with protein MLKRTTLEEAMNVGNGVLRLAPCWVPRSFMIPGRRLRLHPDDLYAFGGHRGGINERWFSSTTQASNGPGTLPDEGLSYVKTLGGDSFLLKEAVEVAGDLLLGADVMEREGGWNLLCKFFDNMGPIPHHMHQSEEFAKQVGQKGKPEAYYFPPQYNQIQNNFPHTYMGLEPGTTKDDICRCLERWNQGDNGILAHSRAYRLIPGEGWQVDPGILHAPGSLVTYEPQVNSDVFAMFQSEVEGRIVDWSLLTKDVRPEFSKNIDYLVSMLDWDANVNPEFVKSNKTSPRLVGAEQEMADAGYREVWVTYGTPHYSAKELTVAPNRRVVIKDAAAYGVIVTQGHGSFGGLTISTPSMIRFGQMTEDELFVTADAAKQGVVIENTSSSDPLVLLKHFGPGNPDAVPLLTK; from the coding sequence ATGCTTAAGCGGACAACATTAGAAGAAGCGATGAATGTGGGTAACGGAGTGCTTCGGCTGGCTCCATGCTGGGTACCGCGTTCCTTCATGATTCCGGGGAGAAGACTGCGACTGCATCCAGATGATTTATACGCCTTTGGCGGACATCGTGGAGGAATAAACGAGCGATGGTTTTCATCGACGACGCAGGCTTCGAATGGGCCGGGCACGTTGCCGGATGAGGGCTTAAGTTATGTGAAAACCTTAGGGGGCGATTCTTTTCTTCTGAAAGAAGCAGTTGAGGTTGCAGGTGATTTATTGCTGGGCGCAGATGTCATGGAGCGCGAAGGCGGATGGAATCTGTTGTGCAAGTTCTTCGACAACATGGGGCCAATTCCACATCACATGCATCAGTCGGAAGAGTTTGCGAAGCAGGTTGGACAGAAGGGTAAACCTGAGGCCTACTATTTTCCGCCGCAATACAACCAGATTCAGAACAATTTTCCCCATACCTATATGGGGCTTGAGCCGGGTACGACAAAGGACGATATATGCCGTTGCCTGGAGAGGTGGAACCAAGGAGACAATGGGATTCTTGCGCATTCACGTGCCTATCGACTTATCCCTGGGGAGGGCTGGCAGGTAGATCCGGGGATTCTTCATGCGCCGGGATCGCTTGTGACCTATGAGCCTCAGGTGAATAGCGATGTCTTTGCCATGTTCCAGTCTGAGGTGGAAGGCCGCATTGTAGATTGGAGCCTCCTGACAAAAGATGTGAGGCCAGAGTTCAGCAAAAACATTGATTATCTGGTTAGCATGCTGGATTGGGATGCGAATGTAAATCCGGAATTTGTTAAGTCCAATAAGACCTCTCCGCGACTAGTCGGGGCTGAGCAAGAGATGGCGGATGCTGGATATCGCGAGGTATGGGTGACGTACGGAACCCCACACTACTCGGCGAAGGAGTTGACAGTTGCCCCGAATCGTCGCGTGGTGATCAAGGATGCTGCAGCATATGGCGTGATTGTGACACAGGGACATGGAAGTTTTGGCGGTCTGACAATTTCAACTCCGTCGATGATCCGATTCGGACAAATGACAGAGGACGAGTTGTTTGTGACGGCAGATGCGGCAAAGCAGGGAGTCGTGATTGAGAATACGAGTTCCAGCGATCCCCTCGTTCTTCTGAAGCATTTCGGGCCGGGTAATCCTGATGCTGTTCCCTTATTGACGAAGTGA
- a CDS encoding sugar phosphate isomerase/epimerase, with translation MSNATHTKPAIHNAMWPGLVGKGPDSEPPIDLETMLDMTAAAEVDGEKFDGVDLFASLPHVDIDSTKDDLARLADGIAKRNLVVGSLVAPVWSPTGGGSAMGDEEKRHRFLTQVKKACAMGETLRDLGIRRYGVVRIDSATSPSEWAKAPVENTKRIAATFREAAAIAEGFGERLAAEGEICWGGMHGWTHMVELLELVGRPQTVGFQADMAHSLLYTLGYNSLESRLLPEDFDWSQQDALMEALRKLTDALRPWTIDFHVAQNDGTVHGTGSHDKTGRHCPANDPNGKMDIVKVAGLWMRGPDGNPTRAFQHICWDGCMFSNATMTSPETWNDVLHTLIEVRDAHGWD, from the coding sequence GTGAGCAACGCGACGCATACGAAGCCGGCTATTCATAATGCAATGTGGCCCGGTCTGGTTGGTAAAGGTCCGGATTCAGAGCCTCCTATCGATCTTGAAACGATGCTGGACATGACGGCAGCGGCTGAGGTCGACGGGGAGAAGTTTGATGGAGTCGATCTTTTTGCATCGCTTCCGCATGTCGATATCGATTCGACCAAGGATGACCTGGCTCGGCTAGCAGATGGAATCGCAAAGCGGAATCTTGTTGTGGGATCGCTGGTGGCTCCCGTTTGGTCGCCGACGGGTGGCGGATCGGCGATGGGAGATGAAGAAAAGCGACACAGATTTCTCACGCAAGTTAAGAAAGCCTGCGCCATGGGGGAGACGCTACGTGACCTTGGTATCAGGCGCTATGGTGTTGTGCGCATTGACTCGGCCACGAGCCCGTCTGAGTGGGCGAAGGCTCCTGTCGAAAATACGAAGCGAATTGCCGCAACATTTCGCGAAGCCGCTGCTATCGCTGAAGGATTTGGAGAGCGGTTGGCTGCCGAAGGCGAGATCTGCTGGGGTGGCATGCACGGCTGGACGCATATGGTGGAGTTGCTCGAGCTGGTGGGACGGCCGCAGACGGTTGGATTTCAGGCCGACATGGCGCATTCGTTGCTCTACACACTAGGGTACAACTCTTTAGAGAGCAGGCTGTTGCCGGAGGATTTCGACTGGTCACAGCAGGATGCATTAATGGAAGCTCTTCGAAAGCTCACCGATGCGCTTCGCCCATGGACAATTGATTTTCATGTTGCCCAGAACGATGGCACAGTCCACGGTACGGGGTCTCATGATAAAACGGGACGTCATTGCCCAGCCAATGATCCAAACGGCAAGATGGATATTGTGAAGGTTGCCGGTCTTTGGATGCGTGGTCCTGATGGGAATCCAACGCGTGCGTTTCAGCACATCTGCTGGGATGGCTGTATGTTTTCGAACGCAACCATGACTTCACCAGAGACATGGAATGATGTGCTGCACACATTGATCGAAGTACGTGATGCTCATGGATGGGATTAG
- a CDS encoding Gfo/Idh/MocA family protein — translation MAKKDLNIGLVGYGFMGRTHSNAFLQAPRFFDLPYKPVLKAVCARNADRVKGFAENWGYQSIETDWRALIQRSDIDLIDIASPNDTHAEIAIAAAKAGKMVMCEKPLGRTVVEAREMVAAMDASKSPNMVWYNYRRVPALVLLKELLDEGRFGRIFHYRSQFLQDWTISQDLPQGGEGLWRLDSSVAGSGVTGDLLAHNIDMALWLNGAIHEVSAMTETFIKERKHSITGKMEPVGIDDASSFIGRFQNGSMALFEATRYARGHKALFTLEINGEKASARWDLHDLHRLEFFDHRDESRLRGWKSIHITDGDHPYMKQWWVPGLQIGYEHTFIHQVADFLQGIGQGREVAPTFRDGLAVDYVTDAVLKSAKTRQWETTGI, via the coding sequence ATGGCAAAGAAAGATCTCAATATCGGCTTGGTAGGCTACGGGTTTATGGGGAGAACGCACTCGAATGCATTTCTGCAGGCTCCTCGCTTCTTTGACTTGCCATATAAACCAGTTCTAAAAGCCGTTTGCGCCCGCAATGCAGATCGCGTGAAGGGGTTTGCAGAAAACTGGGGTTATCAATCGATCGAGACTGACTGGCGTGCGCTGATTCAGCGCAGCGATATCGACCTGATCGATATCGCGAGCCCGAACGATACGCATGCCGAGATTGCGATTGCTGCGGCAAAAGCCGGAAAAATGGTGATGTGCGAAAAGCCGCTTGGCAGAACGGTGGTGGAGGCCCGCGAGATGGTGGCTGCGATGGATGCATCGAAGAGCCCCAACATGGTCTGGTACAACTATCGACGCGTGCCGGCATTGGTCTTGCTGAAGGAATTGCTGGACGAAGGGCGCTTTGGGCGGATATTTCACTATCGGTCGCAGTTTCTACAAGACTGGACTATCTCACAGGATCTTCCTCAAGGGGGAGAGGGATTGTGGCGGCTCGATTCTTCTGTTGCAGGCAGTGGCGTAACGGGCGATTTGCTGGCGCACAACATTGACATGGCACTGTGGTTGAATGGCGCGATCCATGAAGTTTCAGCGATGACGGAGACCTTTATCAAGGAGCGCAAGCACAGTATCACCGGCAAGATGGAGCCCGTGGGAATCGACGATGCCAGCTCCTTCATTGGACGCTTTCAAAATGGATCGATGGCCCTGTTTGAAGCTACTCGCTATGCGCGTGGACACAAAGCGCTGTTTACGCTTGAGATCAATGGTGAGAAAGCTTCAGCAAGATGGGACCTGCATGATCTCCATCGGTTGGAGTTTTTTGACCATCGGGATGAAAGCAGGCTGCGTGGATGGAAGAGCATTCACATTACAGATGGGGATCATCCGTATATGAAACAGTGGTGGGTGCCTGGCTTACAGATTGGATACGAACATACCTTCATTCATCAGGTCGCGGATTTCTTGCAAGGCATTGGTCAGGGAAGGGAAGTAGCTCCGACATTCAGAGATGGCCTGGCCGTCGATTATGTGACTGATGCTGTTCTGAAATCTGCAAAGACCAGGCAGTGGGAAACCACAGGTATTTGA
- a CDS encoding 3-keto-disaccharide hydrolase, giving the protein MNRRAHWNRKFSAMVAGVCIATTVGTVAAQQKTAPAAASRFIQPEPIDFNDHEGWTQIFDGKTLNGWDGPSEVWHVEDGAIVGVSSDAHPSGTTNIIWQGGEVDNFRLRVEMKLEGAGANGGIQYRSKIVPPQIRQVPAERLAQMNDEQKQRVKKNQDLLLQHAKWNLTGYQADFDYNNRYTGQLYEQDSPRGIVAWRGQMVATEPNVKPRLLATLGSSDDLKSFIKPGEWNQYEIIADGHTLTHIVNGHVMAVLIDTDPKFYAAQGVLAFEIEGGGDVKISHRNIWLKKLP; this is encoded by the coding sequence ATGAATCGTCGTGCTCATTGGAATCGCAAGTTCTCTGCAATGGTCGCTGGTGTGTGTATTGCGACGACTGTAGGAACGGTGGCTGCGCAACAAAAAACTGCGCCCGCGGCAGCCAGCAGATTTATTCAGCCGGAGCCAATTGATTTCAACGACCATGAAGGGTGGACACAGATCTTTGATGGAAAGACTTTGAATGGATGGGATGGGCCATCGGAGGTCTGGCATGTTGAAGACGGGGCGATTGTTGGTGTGTCAAGCGACGCGCATCCCTCGGGGACGACCAACATCATCTGGCAGGGCGGGGAGGTCGATAATTTCAGACTTCGGGTGGAAATGAAGCTGGAGGGGGCCGGAGCGAATGGCGGTATCCAGTACCGCAGCAAGATTGTGCCACCGCAGATCCGACAGGTTCCTGCAGAGCGTCTCGCGCAAATGAATGATGAACAGAAGCAGAGGGTAAAGAAGAATCAAGACCTGCTTCTACAGCATGCCAAATGGAACCTTACGGGCTATCAGGCAGATTTTGATTACAACAATCGATACACAGGGCAGCTATATGAGCAGGACAGCCCTCGTGGAATCGTTGCGTGGCGAGGGCAGATGGTTGCAACTGAGCCAAACGTGAAGCCAAGGCTGTTGGCCACGCTAGGCAGCTCGGATGACCTGAAGTCCTTTATTAAGCCGGGCGAGTGGAACCAGTATGAGATTATTGCGGATGGCCACACATTGACCCATATTGTGAATGGCCATGTTATGGCTGTTCTTATTGATACCGATCCTAAGTTCTATGCGGCACAGGGAGTTCTTGCCTTTGAGATTGAAGGCGGTGGTGATGTTAAGATCTCGCATCGTAATATCTGGCTTAAGAAACTGCCGTAA
- a CDS encoding aldose 1-epimerase family protein, translating into MSGDDSSKSLLKYVGRLSQLGGISNFVHADGRAKGTSTLRVRTAAGFEFWVVPDRGMDIYEASFLGQSLCWHAPQGLVHPAYYSNRDLEWLKTFSGGLLTTCGLTTVGRPSMDAGEQLGLHGVISNTPAEQVHWSETWEKGDCFFAIKGQVREASVHGANMLLERTVSSSLKSKGFAIEDIVTNQGVRDTPLMILYHFNFGYPLLTSNSKVYAPSKKAHSIDAFSAESVDQWAVFGEPMRNIAEKVYFHEMEKSTDGCISIVLVRDKDRADFGIKLIYDAASLTQFVQWKMTGENHFVLGLEPSNCSTLGRHTVREQGLLEMLQPGEKRRYYLELQVLDSAAKVSEAIGQ; encoded by the coding sequence ATGAGCGGTGACGATTCCAGCAAGTCCTTATTGAAGTATGTGGGTCGTCTATCCCAATTGGGTGGAATTTCCAATTTTGTGCATGCAGATGGAAGGGCAAAAGGAACGTCGACTCTTCGCGTTCGTACTGCTGCAGGTTTCGAGTTCTGGGTTGTCCCCGACAGAGGGATGGATATCTATGAGGCGAGCTTTCTAGGGCAGTCTCTATGCTGGCACGCACCGCAAGGATTGGTCCACCCGGCATACTATTCCAATCGTGATCTGGAGTGGTTGAAGACCTTTTCTGGCGGATTGCTGACCACGTGTGGGCTTACAACCGTGGGCAGGCCCTCAATGGATGCTGGCGAGCAACTAGGCTTGCATGGTGTCATATCAAACACGCCTGCTGAGCAAGTCCATTGGTCAGAAACATGGGAGAAGGGCGATTGCTTCTTCGCGATCAAGGGGCAGGTTAGGGAAGCATCTGTGCACGGAGCAAATATGTTGCTTGAGCGTACAGTGAGCAGTTCGCTCAAGAGCAAAGGATTTGCTATTGAAGATATAGTGACGAATCAAGGAGTTCGCGATACACCACTGATGATTCTTTATCACTTCAACTTTGGTTATCCTCTGCTGACCTCGAACTCCAAAGTTTATGCTCCTTCGAAAAAAGCTCACTCGATTGATGCATTTTCAGCGGAGAGTGTGGACCAATGGGCAGTATTCGGAGAGCCAATGCGGAATATCGCGGAAAAGGTCTATTTTCATGAAATGGAAAAGAGCACTGACGGGTGCATTTCGATTGTGCTTGTGCGTGATAAGGACCGCGCAGATTTTGGAATTAAATTAATTTATGACGCAGCGTCTCTGACGCAATTTGTCCAATGGAAGATGACAGGTGAAAACCACTTTGTCCTTGGCCTGGAGCCCTCAAATTGCAGCACGCTAGGACGTCATACTGTGCGCGAACAAGGATTACTGGAAATGCTTCAGCCTGGTGAAAAGCGGAGATATTATCTGGAGCTGCAGGTTCTTGATTCAGCTGCGAAAGTGAGCGAAGCCATAGGCCAGTAA
- a CDS encoding ABC transporter permease/substrate-binding protein — translation MQADLTKKAKYNNLRILIAALVAITAFFALKAPSFLTSKNLFEILRYSVELGLLAVALTPILITGGIDLSVGSIVGLSSIVFGMAFHAQLSIPLSITLALLTGILCGSLNASLIAKFRLPPLIVTLATYSLYRGIAEGLTHGSQSFTGYSGSFLRLGQGYFLGVVPFQLFLFIPVVVFYIVLLHRSILGRCLYAIGFNADGARYAGIPVGRNTAICYLLSGLTAGLVAVIYVSHLGLAKSDLGTGFELQAITAVVLGGTSVLGGRGTIAGTLLGLFFITTLQNGMHLLSIPSEITGVVTGVLLLAVVVVDLSQKNSAGAPKPNQRRRLIAISAFSAVVASFAFLTYQFSKHSRATDSSIRAQEGHRPLIAVMPKAKGDPYFISARAGAEEAARELNVDLIWDGPTNLDASQQNELIENWITRGVNAIAVAVENKGSISTVLRKAREHNIAVLTWDADAEADARDYFLNQATPEGIADALVGEAVRLLPGGGKFAIITGALSAENQNQWIASIKSTVAEKHLPLQLETVLPSDDDRDKSFSQTQTILKVYPDVKLIIAISAPAVPGAAEAVQQAGRKVNVIGLSLPSICRSYIHNGSVQSIVLWNTRDLGYLTVYAGWLDSMKTIRKDATSVYAGRLGRLEIRNDEIILGKPLLINKSNIDQLPF, via the coding sequence TTGCAAGCTGATCTCACAAAGAAGGCCAAATACAATAATCTGCGAATCCTGATCGCGGCGCTTGTTGCAATAACCGCTTTCTTTGCCCTTAAAGCACCATCCTTCCTTACCTCGAAGAATCTGTTTGAGATTCTTCGTTACAGTGTCGAATTAGGATTACTGGCTGTTGCACTTACCCCGATTTTGATTACAGGCGGAATCGATCTGTCCGTTGGATCTATTGTCGGGTTAAGCTCCATCGTTTTTGGGATGGCTTTCCATGCTCAGCTTTCGATTCCACTTTCCATCACACTGGCCTTGTTGACCGGTATCCTTTGTGGATCTTTGAACGCATCTCTGATCGCAAAATTCCGCCTCCCCCCTTTGATCGTTACGCTGGCGACCTACTCTCTCTATCGCGGCATAGCAGAAGGCCTCACGCATGGCTCCCAAAGTTTTACGGGGTATTCAGGATCATTCCTTCGCCTTGGACAGGGATACTTTCTTGGAGTGGTGCCTTTTCAACTATTCCTATTCATCCCAGTCGTCGTTTTTTATATTGTTCTGCTGCATCGTTCCATCCTCGGGCGCTGTCTCTACGCCATCGGTTTTAATGCAGACGGAGCCCGCTACGCCGGCATTCCAGTTGGCCGTAACACTGCAATCTGCTATTTGCTCTCGGGACTCACTGCGGGCCTCGTGGCAGTGATCTACGTCTCACACCTCGGACTTGCGAAGTCCGATCTAGGCACCGGCTTCGAGCTCCAGGCAATCACGGCCGTTGTCCTCGGCGGAACATCGGTCCTTGGCGGGCGTGGCACAATCGCTGGAACCCTCTTGGGGCTCTTCTTTATCACTACACTTCAGAATGGCATGCACCTTCTCAGCATTCCATCTGAGATTACCGGCGTAGTTACTGGGGTTTTGCTTCTAGCCGTAGTGGTTGTGGATTTATCGCAAAAAAACTCTGCGGGCGCACCTAAGCCAAACCAACGCAGACGTCTTATTGCCATCTCAGCATTTTCTGCAGTAGTTGCTTCATTCGCATTCTTGACCTATCAATTTTCTAAGCATTCAAGGGCCACAGATTCATCCATACGCGCACAAGAAGGACATCGCCCTCTAATAGCCGTCATGCCCAAAGCAAAGGGAGATCCATACTTCATAAGCGCCCGCGCCGGGGCCGAGGAAGCTGCCCGTGAACTTAATGTCGATCTCATATGGGATGGTCCAACTAACCTGGACGCCTCACAGCAGAACGAATTGATCGAAAATTGGATCACCAGAGGTGTGAATGCAATTGCTGTTGCTGTCGAAAATAAAGGCAGCATATCCACCGTTTTACGCAAAGCTCGCGAACATAACATTGCAGTACTTACGTGGGACGCAGATGCTGAGGCTGATGCGCGAGATTACTTTCTTAATCAAGCCACTCCAGAAGGAATAGCCGATGCTCTTGTAGGAGAAGCAGTACGGCTCTTACCCGGCGGCGGCAAATTCGCCATCATCACAGGAGCATTGAGCGCCGAAAATCAAAATCAATGGATAGCATCCATTAAAAGCACGGTTGCCGAGAAACACCTTCCACTGCAATTGGAAACGGTTCTTCCAAGTGATGATGATCGCGACAAATCTTTCTCACAGACTCAAACCATTCTAAAAGTCTACCCAGACGTCAAACTCATCATCGCTATCTCAGCGCCGGCAGTCCCGGGAGCAGCCGAGGCGGTCCAGCAGGCAGGCCGCAAAGTTAATGTTATTGGCCTGTCTCTTCCATCAATCTGCAGATCTTATATTCACAACGGTTCTGTACAGTCCATTGTTCTTTGGAATACGCGCGATCTTGGCTACCTTACCGTTTATGCAGGATGGCTCGATTCAATGAAAACAATTCGCAAGGATGCCACGAGTGTTTATGCTGGCCGTCTCGGCCGTTTAGAGATTAGGAATGATGAGATTATTCTCGGAAAGCCTCTGCTGATCAATAAAAGCAATATCGACCAACTGCCCTTCTAA